One Prosthecobacter vanneervenii genomic window carries:
- a CDS encoding RluA family pseudouridine synthase, which translates to MDWTITETLDIGDRFDKHLARRLPEMSRSRLQDLIKEGHATLNGKAAKAGVALKSGDVVSITIPEVAEVEIKAQNIPLTILYEDADIVVLDKASGLVVHPAEGNPDGTLVNALLHHIEDLSGIGGEMRPGIVHRLDKDTSGCMVVAKNDTAHRRLTEAFSERRIAKIYLAVVNGVPKEEGGRIQNYIGRHAVDRKRMSILLDGAGKEAITEWKRLAVDQGCALIQCRLLTGRTHQIRVHMREALQCAILGDPIYAQPNKQRVRVPRLMLHAWKLSFNHPIHDQPMAFEAKVPAEFEPWMGKVE; encoded by the coding sequence GTGGACTGGACCATTACTGAAACACTGGATATCGGAGATCGTTTCGACAAGCACCTGGCGCGCAGGCTGCCTGAGATGTCGCGCTCAAGGCTGCAGGACCTGATCAAGGAGGGGCATGCGACGCTGAACGGGAAAGCTGCGAAGGCGGGGGTGGCGCTGAAGAGCGGGGATGTGGTGAGTATCACGATCCCTGAAGTAGCGGAAGTGGAGATCAAGGCCCAGAACATTCCGCTGACGATTTTGTATGAGGATGCGGACATCGTGGTGCTGGACAAGGCGTCGGGGCTGGTGGTGCACCCGGCGGAGGGGAATCCGGACGGGACGCTGGTGAATGCGCTGCTGCACCATATCGAGGACCTGAGCGGGATCGGCGGGGAGATGCGGCCGGGGATTGTGCATCGTCTGGACAAGGACACGAGCGGCTGCATGGTGGTGGCGAAGAATGACACGGCGCACCGGCGGCTGACGGAGGCTTTTTCGGAGCGGAGGATCGCGAAGATCTACCTGGCGGTGGTGAATGGTGTGCCGAAGGAGGAGGGCGGGAGGATTCAAAACTACATCGGCCGGCATGCGGTGGACCGGAAGCGGATGAGCATTTTGCTGGATGGTGCGGGGAAGGAGGCGATCACGGAGTGGAAGCGGCTGGCGGTGGACCAGGGATGCGCGCTGATCCAGTGCCGGCTGCTGACGGGGCGGACGCACCAGATCCGCGTGCATATGCGCGAGGCGCTGCAGTGCGCGATTTTGGGTGACCCGATCTATGCGCAGCCGAACAAGCAGCGGGTGCGGGTGCCGCGGCTGATGCTGCATGCGTGGAAGCTTTCGTTCAACCACCCGATCCATGACCAGCCGATGGCGTTTGAGGCGAAGGTGCCGGCGGAGTTTGAGCCGTGGATGGGGAAGGTGGAATGA
- a CDS encoding serine/threonine-protein kinase: MILAPPEQSYLSTCPVCQRQIDVTSLEPFTKLQCPFCGQMVRVRRRFDQFMIVRQIGEGGMSRVFEAEDETLGRRVALKILNRQYSRDSVRLEQFQREAHITANVTHPNVIKLYSVGYDQGYFYIAMELVGGGSLEQRIRREGHLKEAEALRIGREVAEGLRAAQQLTLIHRDVKPANILFTETGTAKVVDFGLALFMDRGGDQSGEIWATPYYVAPEKVIENKEDYRSDIFSLGATIYHALTGSPPHKADTASIEDLRRIKSKRVTLGESGLHFSPRTEHVINGMLSFTPEDRFANYSEVVDEMRLAEGLLDRGSVRRRLVSRRARLIGSIAAAIIAAYVIGWLVRESGERRQARALQLTTASQLDLDGTGVTLTADKSGKKTISERFTEARQDMLEDRQFATAQHKFAKLLESKDLIQPTQNWARFNAALCSIMLDKKKDAAAQFAQLATTPDLNGLAPFFTRIKDRMAVGFGLGLNPDTLGYKDTNEEILGYLLHGLAEWHFGDALLGAKELEYFQEHLALLKKAADTTPATSLDWITRYSTLVDRYKPDFPLVRSALKPKNSGTLAELRASLALVQQTRKKLKTSGAFLSWIKGLESGLQREISLLTLQDQQRQMDEDKKHRQADLEILSEVNALVPSLVQGYDYTRAIDMLTGTRLQTTDVRTALDGRLYLYTQSRDFIRQLTADLSTKGWTGTITRREGGQLTGRITTDPAGTTITITLDRGTLSLPFSSLTPESLVEIAQSLGTQITDSTDYYRRQENTAAFARLNGLLQLSTTIASQLMEENSSFRTRWMKVMAAGI, from the coding sequence TTGATTCTCGCCCCCCCAGAACAGTCCTACCTGAGCACCTGCCCCGTGTGTCAGCGGCAGATCGATGTCACCTCCCTCGAGCCCTTCACCAAGCTCCAGTGCCCCTTCTGCGGCCAGATGGTCCGCGTCCGCCGCCGCTTCGATCAGTTCATGATCGTCCGCCAGATCGGCGAAGGCGGCATGAGCCGCGTCTTCGAGGCCGAAGACGAAACCCTCGGCCGCCGCGTCGCCCTCAAAATCCTCAACCGCCAGTACTCCCGCGACTCCGTCCGCCTCGAGCAGTTCCAGCGCGAAGCCCACATCACCGCCAACGTCACCCACCCCAACGTCATCAAGCTCTACTCCGTCGGCTACGACCAGGGTTACTTCTACATCGCCATGGAGCTCGTCGGCGGCGGCTCCCTCGAGCAGCGCATCCGTCGCGAGGGCCACCTCAAAGAAGCCGAAGCCCTCCGCATCGGCCGCGAAGTCGCAGAAGGCCTCCGCGCCGCCCAGCAGCTCACCCTCATCCACCGCGACGTCAAACCCGCCAACATCCTCTTCACCGAGACCGGCACCGCCAAGGTCGTAGACTTCGGCCTCGCACTCTTCATGGATCGCGGCGGAGATCAGTCCGGCGAGATCTGGGCCACCCCCTACTATGTCGCCCCCGAAAAAGTCATCGAAAACAAAGAAGACTACCGCAGCGACATCTTCTCCCTCGGCGCCACCATCTACCACGCCCTCACCGGCAGCCCCCCCCACAAAGCCGACACCGCCTCCATCGAAGACCTCCGCCGCATCAAATCCAAGCGCGTCACCCTCGGAGAGTCCGGCCTCCACTTCTCCCCCCGCACAGAGCACGTCATCAATGGCATGCTCTCCTTCACCCCCGAAGACCGCTTCGCCAACTACTCCGAAGTCGTCGACGAAATGCGCCTCGCCGAAGGCCTCCTCGATCGCGGCAGCGTCCGCCGCCGCCTCGTCTCCCGCCGCGCACGCCTCATCGGCTCCATCGCCGCCGCCATCATCGCCGCCTACGTCATCGGCTGGCTCGTCCGCGAAAGCGGAGAGCGCCGCCAGGCACGCGCACTCCAGCTCACCACCGCCAGCCAGCTCGACCTCGACGGCACCGGCGTCACCCTCACCGCCGACAAATCAGGCAAAAAAACCATCTCCGAGCGCTTCACCGAAGCCCGCCAGGACATGCTCGAAGACCGCCAGTTCGCCACCGCCCAGCACAAATTCGCCAAGCTCCTCGAATCCAAAGACCTCATCCAGCCCACCCAAAACTGGGCCCGCTTCAATGCTGCCCTCTGCAGCATCATGCTCGACAAGAAAAAAGACGCCGCAGCCCAGTTCGCCCAGCTCGCCACCACCCCCGATCTCAACGGCCTCGCCCCCTTCTTCACCCGCATCAAAGACCGCATGGCCGTCGGCTTCGGCCTCGGCCTCAACCCCGACACCCTCGGCTACAAAGACACCAACGAAGAAATCCTCGGCTACCTCCTCCACGGCCTCGCCGAATGGCATTTTGGCGATGCCCTCCTCGGCGCCAAAGAGCTCGAATACTTCCAGGAGCACCTCGCCCTCCTCAAAAAAGCCGCAGACACCACCCCCGCCACCTCCCTCGACTGGATCACCCGCTACAGCACCCTCGTCGACCGCTACAAGCCCGACTTCCCCCTCGTCCGCAGCGCCCTCAAACCCAAAAACTCCGGCACCCTCGCCGAGCTCCGCGCCTCCCTCGCCCTCGTCCAGCAGACCCGCAAAAAACTCAAAACCAGCGGCGCCTTCCTCAGCTGGATCAAAGGCCTCGAATCCGGCCTCCAGCGCGAGATCTCACTCCTCACCCTCCAGGACCAGCAGCGCCAGATGGACGAGGACAAAAAGCACCGCCAGGCCGACCTCGAAATCCTCTCCGAGGTCAACGCCCTCGTCCCCTCCCTCGTCCAGGGTTACGACTACACCCGCGCCATCGACATGCTCACCGGCACCCGGCTGCAGACCACCGACGTCCGCACCGCCCTCGACGGCCGCCTCTACCTCTACACCCAGTCCCGCGACTTCATCCGCCAGCTCACCGCCGACCTCTCCACCAAAGGCTGGACCGGCACCATCACCCGGCGGGAGGGCGGCCAGCTCACCGGCCGCATCACCACAGACCCCGCCGGCACCACCATCACCATCACCCTCGATCGCGGCACCCTCTCCCTCCCCTTCTCCAGCCTCACCCCCGAGTCCCTCGTCGAGATCGCCCAGTCCCTCGGCACCCAGATCACCGACTCTACCGACTACTACCGCCGTCAGGAAAACACCGCCGCCTTCGCCCGCCTGAATGGCCTCCTCCAGCTCTCCACCACCATCGCCTCCCAGCTCATGGAAGAAAACTCCTCCTTCCGCACCCGCTGGATGAAAGTCATGGCCGCCGGCATCTGA